From the genome of Triticum aestivum cultivar Chinese Spring chromosome 3B, IWGSC CS RefSeq v2.1, whole genome shotgun sequence, one region includes:
- the LOC123069117 gene encoding uncharacterized protein, whose product MDMKLEGATNYLSWSRRALLAVEQKELDGHLLGVVAEPGDKTTVEGKRWKVINSVLIGWLLNSMVPPIVRSVEGLSTSAAIWTTLSTLYSGKGNVMLIAQIEGKISRLHQGDAMSVMTYVAELQALWAEQDNCDPLELYDAACIESGRKWIARRRVLKLLEGLRGCFHGRRASLLHQPLLPSIEETIAAMSQEEVRLSLEHADMKAVPSSTFAVTERMEWSDPNKCHICGEAGHWKWACPTRGRGRGYNGGGTGRGRSARGRGGYSGTSRGQASRGRGGYSGHSGDQRAHMTVAGH is encoded by the coding sequence ATGGACATGAAGTTAGAGGGGGCTACCAATTATCTGAGCTGGTCCCGGAGGGCGTTGCTGGCTGTGGAACAGAAGGAGCTTGATGGGCACTTGTTGGGTGTTGTTGCTGAACCAGGAGACAAGACTACTGTGGAGGGAAAAAGATGGAAGGTCATAAACTCTGTGCTCATTGGCTGGTTGTTGAACTCGATGGTGCCCCCCATTGTACGCTCTGTGGAGGGGCTATCCACATCCGCTGCGATATGGACGACTCTGTCCACCTTGTACTCAGGTAAGGGCAATGTCATGCTAATTGCTCAGATTGAGGGGAAGATCAGTCGGCTGCATCAAGGCGACGCCATGTCAGTGATGACATATGTGGCAGAGCTGCAGGCTTTGTGGGCAGAGCAGGATAACTGCGACCCTCTGGAACTCTACGATGCGGCTTGCATCGAGTCAGGGCGCAAGTGGATTgcacgcaggcgtgtgctgaaaCTGTTGGAGGGGCTTAGAGGTTGTTTTCATGGCAGGAGGGCATCCCTGTTGCACCAACCTCTCCTGCCCTCTATTGAGGAGACTATTGCTGCTATGTCTCAAGAGGAGGTGCGGCTATCTCTTGAGCATGCAGACATGAAGGCTGTGCCGTCTTCGACATTTGCAGTCACTGAGCGCATGGAGTGGAGCGATCCCAACAAATGTCATATCTGTGGGGAGGCAGGTCACTGGAAGTGGGCGTGTCCAACTCGTGGCAGAGGCAGGGGATACAACGGAGGGGGAACTGGCAGAGGCAGGAGTGCTAGAGGCAGAGGTGGATACTCAGGGACCTCAAGGGGTCAGGCTTCTAGGGGCAGAGGTGGCTACTCAGGACACTCAGGGGATCAGAGGGCTCACATGACAGTGGCAGGACACTAG